From Clarias gariepinus isolate MV-2021 ecotype Netherlands chromosome 1, CGAR_prim_01v2, whole genome shotgun sequence:
CTATCAGAGGTGTAAAGCTCTCTAATTCAGCACATCATCACTGTGCTTTTAGACACGCAGCAATACAAAGTCAATAAAAGACTGCatgtaaaataattgtatacagtattttaattttaaaccacAAAGTTCGAAGACAACAAAATAGCTTATGAGTTAACCTTAAACTCACACTAATTTGGTGATGAAATGTACGGTGGTTACTCACGCTGAATATCTATGACTGCCATGCACTCTGTCGcggcaaacggcaacagccaaaataattaaaagtaatttgtgaaatgaccgccaggtggcgcaagggGAAATTTtgcaaacggctgcaattaattttgtttaaacagactttatgtttctatctgtctattgttattgttattattaaagaaaacagcacaaacagctTAAGGacttgtaaaaagtttttttttatttggacaaGAATTTGCTGCAATttttaatatagaaataaaacaaatagagCAAACATATACATAATAGAATATAAAATTAGaataaatcaaacattttaaatgtgaaaccacacattatatacagtaggataaaaataaaacaataaaaaaacttgtaaaaataaacttttagaactcgacaaaataaaacagagcaaaaactatattttgtattgtaaGCGTCGGTGTGCAACAGTGATCCTCGGTGACCGAAGAAATTCGTTCACTCGGTTCTTGACCCGCTTGCTGTCTACGCTTGACAGGAAGGGAAACTTCTGGCCCACTGTCGCCATCAAAAAATGTCTTAGGTTTACGGGCAATCCACGTTTGCCTTTGGAACCATCCCAGTTCGTCCTGAATGCCCATTCTTCATAGACAGCCTGCGGTACCACTGTGCGGAACAGCAAGCAACCAAGCCGATCTGGCCGCCCTCGATCTGAAGAAGCTCCGTAGTGGGAGGAGTAAACGCAAATTCGGGATGGCAGCTTGTAACGGATGCTGTGGCTGAAGACATTTCCCTGCTCTCTGCATCCCCACTAGCAGTACACCTGATCGGTGTACGAAAGTCTGGGGTTGGGGTGTGTGCACAGTTCCAACGTGTACTATGAGCCTCTTTTAGTTGCGCTACAACACTAGAGTGGGTCTCAAGTCCTTTTTGTGTAGCTTGCAGATCTGTGTTTGCCTTTCTGCAGACGCGCAACTTCCTTCGAAGGGCATCCATCTTTGCCTTGCAGACGCGCAGCTGCTTTTTCAGCGCCCCAATCTCTGCGTCGCGTTTCTCCAGCGCCAGCCTCAAGTCCACCACAGTCTGTCTTTTTTCGGAAACTCCTTCAGACAGGGTTGCTCCCTATATTAGGATAAAGTTTATGTGTTAATACAAATCTGTCTGTGGTTCCGTATCTTGAGTCAACTGCGGAAATAATGGATTGTCTTAATAGCAATTTGCAAACTGGACAACCGAAAATATTTAACGTTGTTTTTCTTAGTTTCACATTTGCGATTTAATGTAGCCTTTGTAATGTCTATATTAAAATTCATACATAAACTTAAAGCAAGTTACCGCTTTTTTCTGCACCAAGCGTTTCTTTTTGGCAGCAGAAGGAGTTTTTGCTTTCCTCACTGTTAGTGGTTGAGGGCGAGGGGCTCTATTTTCCAAGGATTCCTGTCAACATAGTGCAATGATTAAAACATAGTAGGTAAAACTATAAAGAATGATAGAAGATTGTTTAATCGATCTGAAACAAAGTCTTTGTGCTCCTCAGCCTGCTGTAAAACGATGAGGTGTTCATTTTGTTCTGCCGGATCAATTACCTTGCAAAAAGAAGTTTGTCTTAGGTAAAGTTACTGtagatttatatacagtatatatacagtaattcattcattttaacatttcCATTTCAGTCTAAGTCAAACGAGTAAAAGATAAAACGGTGATCAgcataaaacaagaaaatacagGTTCTATTTTGCTTAGAGGTCAATTGTTGtactaaattataataataatcatgctaTATCATCAGGGCCTCTTACAGTAATTCATTATTCGTTCGCACTTTGGATggttgttgttttagtgtttttttgtgcttGCCAATGGTGGACAGcgttcaaatgcaaataagagCCATCCCCCACTTTAAACTAAATCAAGTCAGCTCCTGGCACTCAAAACTGAGCCCAATATTTAACTCAAATAAGAAACAGTAACAAAATTATAGAGTTAAAATTGTCGTCAAGTAGTAGTCTGTATGAggagtttttaaagaaaataagcacatgcctagggttaattataatagtgacaatatattcgataataataaacctatgaatgtATGTCctgatataatatttgatagagattattaagggggggcaatccgtggcagggggcattttagcgcataaaaCCGGCGCTTGGACATCACATCTATTTAATTACCAAAATAAGACATTGTCAACCCAAGAAAAAGTGTATGGATCCAATATCACAAGTGTTAGAAAGTGTTAATTTAAATGCTGCGGgtctctttttttattgctagTCTACAGTATAAAATTATTGGAGCTCGAGCTTTCTGCCACACTATGGACCATGACGAAGAATTCCCCTGAGATGAGCATCAAGATTAGGTCTCTGTGGCTAGCGGgacactttttctctgatatcAGGACATTCTTGATACAGTCAGGTGTTCATGTCTGTGACGACACGATCAGAAGACATTGGCGTTCTCGTCGTCTGACTCCTGTAATTAAAATACCAGCTCCATTGAAAGTGACCAGGTAGGTTACGTTATTTCTTGTTtcatataaaatctaaaattgtaGATTAATCTAACATCGAATAAAatggtatttttatttgtatagtgctgtaCTTCGATGCATCGAAGAAATGCTGGACAAGGATGATGAACGGTCTGCAAAACAGATTCAAGACGAGCTTCAGAACCAACTGCAATTGCAATTATCAATTAGCAGTATTAGAAGGTCAATAAAAAAACTTGGATGGACTTATGGCAAAGCCCGGTAAGCGACTAGAATAATTTAAGCGAGTGTagattatattttagatttaacacatttatttataaactgtaTTGATTATTTAGCACAGATAGCACAGACCCTATGATTCGGGATGCCAACAAGGCTCAGCAGTGGATGGCTGTCAAAGAGACCTTTGACAACGTAATCTTTGCTGCGTTGATGTGCTGCAAAAAAAAGGGTCGGCACGTAGCGAAACCTAAGGCAAAACATCCCGTAAAACTTCATGTTTGGGG
This genomic window contains:
- the LOC128521291 gene encoding uncharacterized protein LOC128521291, whose amino-acid sequence is MRKTSPRRTLRLFSLHLKSSHRSTGIWKREFARHRPGRLNWQESLENRAPRPQPLTVRKAKTPSAAKKKRLVQKKAGATLSEGVSEKRQTVVDLRLALEKRDAEIGALKKQLRVCKAKMDALRRKLRVCRKANTDLQATQKGLETHSSVVAQLKEAHSTRWNCAHTPTPDFRTPIRCTASGDAESREMSSATASVTSCHPEFAFTPPTTELLQIEGGQIGLVACCSAQWYRRLSMKNGHSGRTGMVPKANVDCP